A window of Chitinophagales bacterium contains these coding sequences:
- a CDS encoding DUF2911 domain-containing protein, translated as MIRKSILFALCSFGFLWLNAQTANVPETDKSPMDMCYYPDNYPVLKIQNKTKDALMARAIYSRPQRNGRKVFGELLEYGKLWRLGANEATEVEFYKDTRINGKKVPKGRYTLYAIPYENQWTVIVNKDTDTWGAFKYDSKKDVVRMDLPVKKLTEAVEFFSMSFEKTTTGCQMNIAWDDVMVSLPISM; from the coding sequence ATGATAAGAAAGTCTATTCTATTTGCCCTTTGTTCATTTGGTTTCTTGTGGTTAAATGCCCAAACAGCCAACGTCCCGGAAACCGATAAGTCGCCCATGGACATGTGCTACTACCCCGACAACTACCCCGTGCTCAAGATCCAGAACAAGACCAAGGATGCCCTCATGGCCCGGGCCATTTACAGCCGGCCCCAACGAAATGGACGTAAAGTGTTCGGTGAATTGCTTGAATATGGCAAACTCTGGCGCCTCGGAGCCAATGAAGCCACCGAAGTGGAATTTTACAAGGATACCCGGATCAATGGAAAAAAAGTTCCCAAAGGACGCTATACCCTTTACGCCATCCCTTACGAAAATCAATGGACCGTCATTGTCAATAAGGACACCGATACCTGGGGTGCTTTTAAATACGATAGCAAAAAAGATGTAGTGCGGATGGATTTACCCGTAAAAAAACTGACTGAAGCCGTTGAATTTTTCTCCATGTCATTCGAAAAAACAACAACCGGATGTCAAATGAATATCGCCTGGGATGATGTAATGGTATCTCTGCCGATTTCTATGTAA
- a CDS encoding DUF479 domain-containing protein — protein MNYLAHAYLSFSHPGILVGNMISDFVKGKQKFTYPIDIQKGIALHRAIDQFTDQHPATKEAKEIFRPAYRLYSGAFVDVVYDHFLALDTQVFPHDGHLMEFSQQVYEHLDINRLHLPEPFGHFFPYMREQNWLYNYKHPWGIGNSFAGLARRATYINESNTAFQAFTTHYDYLKNCYTTFFPELLSFAEEEYKNLNI, from the coding sequence ATGAACTACCTCGCTCACGCCTACCTCTCCTTCTCTCACCCCGGTATTCTCGTGGGCAATATGATCAGTGATTTTGTCAAAGGCAAACAAAAATTCACCTATCCCATTGATATCCAGAAAGGTATCGCCCTACATCGGGCCATAGACCAGTTTACCGACCAGCACCCCGCCACCAAAGAGGCCAAAGAGATCTTTCGGCCTGCCTACCGGCTTTACAGCGGCGCCTTTGTGGATGTGGTATATGATCATTTCTTAGCCCTTGATACACAGGTCTTTCCGCATGACGGGCACCTGATGGAATTTTCCCAACAGGTGTATGAGCATTTGGATATCAATCGTTTACACCTGCCTGAGCCCTTTGGACATTTCTTCCCCTATATGCGGGAGCAGAACTGGCTATATAATTATAAGCACCCCTGGGGAATCGGGAACAGCTTTGCAGGCCTTGCCCGTAGGGCTACATATATAAATGAAAGTAATACGGCCTTTCAGGCTTTTACAACACATTATGACTACCTAAAAAACTGCTATACAACCTTTTTCCCGGAACTCTTGTCATTTGCGGAGGAAGAATATAAGAATCTGAATATATAA
- a CDS encoding deoxyhypusine synthase family protein gives MQKGPVSNFIQHHYRHFNAAALMDAAKGYEQHLLEGGKMMVTLAGAMSTAELGISLAEMIRQGKVDIISCTGANLEEDVMNLVAHSHYKRVPNYRDLTPQDEWDLLENHYNRVTDTCIPEEEAFRRLQKHLFQQWKDAEAKGERFFPHEFLYKTVLSGDLKQYYEIDPKDSWIVAAAEKNIPIVVPGWEDSTTGNIFASYVIKGELKASTVKSGIEYMVWLADWYRQNSGGKGVGFFQIGGGIAGDFPICVVPMMYQDLEWHDVPFWSYFCQISDSTTSFGSYSGAVPNEKITWGKLDINTPKFIIESDATIVAPLIFAWILGW, from the coding sequence ATGCAAAAAGGACCTGTTTCTAACTTTATTCAACACCACTACCGCCACTTCAACGCCGCCGCCCTGATGGACGCGGCAAAAGGCTACGAACAGCACTTGCTCGAAGGCGGTAAAATGATGGTGACCCTCGCCGGAGCCATGAGCACCGCCGAACTGGGTATCTCCCTGGCCGAAATGATCCGGCAGGGAAAAGTAGATATCATTAGCTGTACCGGTGCCAACCTTGAAGAAGATGTAATGAACCTGGTGGCCCACTCGCACTACAAACGCGTACCCAATTACCGCGACCTTACCCCCCAGGACGAATGGGACCTGTTGGAAAATCATTATAACCGGGTCACCGATACCTGTATCCCCGAGGAAGAAGCCTTTCGCCGGCTGCAAAAGCACTTATTCCAGCAATGGAAAGACGCGGAAGCCAAGGGCGAACGTTTTTTCCCGCATGAGTTTTTATACAAGACCGTCCTGAGCGGCGACCTGAAACAATACTACGAGATCGACCCCAAGGATAGCTGGATCGTGGCAGCCGCGGAAAAGAACATCCCCATCGTGGTACCCGGATGGGAGGACAGCACCACTGGCAATATCTTCGCCAGTTATGTCATAAAGGGTGAATTGAAAGCCAGTACGGTAAAAAGCGGTATTGAATACATGGTTTGGCTGGCTGACTGGTACCGCCAGAACTCCGGAGGCAAAGGCGTAGGTTTCTTCCAGATCGGAGGGGGCATTGCCGGCGACTTCCCCATTTGTGTGGTACCCATGATGTACCAGGACCTGGAATGGCATGATGTGCCTTTCTGGAGTTATTTCTGTCAGATCAGCGATTCCACCACCTCCTTTGGCTCCTACTCCGGGGCCGTGCCCAACGAAAAGATCACATGGGGCAAATTGGATATCAACACCCCCAAGTTCATCATCGAAAGTGACGCTACCATTGTAGCCCCCCTCATATTCGCCTGGATATTAGGCTGGTAA
- a CDS encoding M28 family peptidase yields MKKLLLLAILALPVMAMAQKKNKTAEKYAKTITAEDLKTRLFIVASAENEGRDTPSPGLEKAGDYIETNFKNFGLLPGNNGGYRQYYPLFRDSVLSSQLVVNGMSFESLKDYMAQSSNYTMGMAFSEFVFAGYGIVDEQRNDYKDLDVTGKLVVVLDGTPEGYKPAQQGMRSPASWFGKTMSAQKKAAAAVIIVGGNFPRRAGAGQAGWNIRGYSASVMPPVFTVSETVAAALMGPDGEKILTNAKTNVPSAKIYKANVNLGYAKTTTTGSAANILGVVEGTDKKDEWVIVTAHYDHVGMRNGNIYYGADDDGSGTVSVIEMAEAFAKAKAEGKGPRRSILFMTVSGEEHGLWGSAHYADNPIYPLEKTTVNLNIDMIGRVGSEYQKVNDSANYVYIIGDDKLSSDLTPITDMVNKTYTKLTLDRKYNDPKDPNRFYYRSDHYNFAEKGIPIIFYFNGVHKDYHQPGDTPDKINYPLMEKRARLVFFTAWEMANRDEMLKRDIPLNK; encoded by the coding sequence ATGAAGAAACTCCTCTTGCTTGCCATCCTTGCCTTGCCCGTTATGGCCATGGCCCAGAAAAAGAACAAAACAGCCGAGAAATACGCTAAGACGATCACGGCCGAAGACCTGAAAACCCGTCTCTTTATCGTGGCCAGTGCCGAAAACGAAGGACGGGATACCCCATCCCCAGGCCTGGAAAAAGCGGGTGATTATATCGAAACGAATTTTAAAAACTTTGGTCTGCTCCCCGGCAATAACGGGGGCTATCGCCAGTATTATCCACTGTTTCGTGATTCGGTGCTCTCCAGCCAACTGGTTGTAAACGGAATGAGCTTTGAATCACTGAAAGATTATATGGCCCAAAGTTCAAACTATACCATGGGCATGGCCTTCTCTGAATTTGTGTTTGCCGGCTATGGTATCGTGGATGAGCAACGCAATGATTATAAAGACCTGGATGTAACAGGCAAACTGGTGGTAGTACTGGATGGTACACCGGAAGGATACAAACCCGCCCAACAAGGCATGCGCTCCCCCGCCAGCTGGTTTGGCAAAACCATGAGCGCCCAAAAGAAAGCCGCTGCCGCGGTGATCATCGTGGGCGGAAACTTCCCACGCCGCGCAGGTGCCGGCCAGGCTGGCTGGAATATCAGAGGGTATTCGGCTTCGGTGATGCCTCCTGTTTTCACAGTATCGGAGACCGTAGCGGCCGCGCTGATGGGACCGGATGGAGAAAAGATCCTGACAAATGCCAAGACAAATGTCCCCTCCGCCAAAATATACAAAGCGAATGTGAACCTGGGTTATGCCAAAACCACCACCACCGGCTCTGCCGCGAATATCCTGGGTGTAGTGGAAGGCACCGATAAAAAAGACGAATGGGTGATAGTGACCGCACACTACGACCACGTGGGCATGCGCAATGGCAATATCTACTACGGCGCGGATGACGATGGAAGTGGTACTGTAAGCGTCATTGAAATGGCCGAAGCCTTTGCCAAAGCCAAAGCGGAAGGAAAAGGCCCTCGCCGGAGCATCCTGTTCATGACCGTTAGTGGGGAAGAACATGGCCTGTGGGGTTCCGCTCACTATGCTGATAACCCCATTTATCCGCTGGAAAAAACAACCGTTAACCTGAATATTGACATGATAGGCCGTGTTGGATCGGAATATCAGAAAGTAAACGATTCCGCCAACTACGTATATATCATTGGTGATGATAAGTTAAGCAGCGACCTTACGCCGATCACGGATATGGTCAATAAAACCTATACCAAACTTACGCTCGACCGCAAATACAATGATCCCAAAGATCCCAACCGCTTCTATTACCGCAGCGATCATTACAATTTTGCGGAAAAAGGAATCCCCATCATTTTCTATTTCAACGGAGTGCACAAGGATTATCACCAGCCTGGCGATACCCCCGACAAGATCAATTACCCGTTGATGGAAAAAAGAGCACGCCTGGTATTTTTCACTGCCTGGGAAATGGCCAACCGCGATGAAATGCTCAAAAGGGATATACCCCTGAACAAATAA